The Sporomusaceae bacterium genomic sequence ATTTCGCCAAGTTCGAAATCCATGACAGAGTGAACTACGCGGCCGAGGACAGCCGCCTGAATATCGACCGCGAGGGCGGCACCATCACCCTCGAGCTGACCATCGACACGGCCATCTGCCCGGTTATGGAGTATTTCGAGATTTTCCTGAACCGTATGATCATGTGCCGGCGGGCGGCCGAATTTTTAAACTGCAAGTTTGGCCTGGTCATCAACGACAACCAGCTGCTTTAGACGCCTTGTTGCGTTAATTGACAGCGGACAGGCCATGAAGATATAATTAAGTTTGTGCAATAGAACAAGATAGGGGGAAAAATCCTTGAGATGGGGTAATCTGACCACTTTCTCGGTGGTTGTTTTGGCCATTTTACTTGTTTTCGGCGTTTACATCTCGCCTCTGGTTATGTCGGTGAAACAGGGACTCGATCTGCAGGGCGGAACGCATGTGGTAATGGAAGCGGTCGAGACGCCGGACGCCCAGGTGAACGAAGACGCCATGCAGCGGGTTGTAAAGGTCATGGAGCGCCGCGTCAACGAGCTGGGACTCACCGAGCCAATTATCCAGCGGCAGGGCGACCGCCGCATCATCATCGAGTTGCCTGGGGTCAAGGATCCCGAGGGCGCCATCGCCCTGATCGGCAAGACGGCGCTGTTGGAGTTCAAGACCGAGGACGGCAAGACCGTTCTCACCGGCAAGGACCTGAAAGACGCCAAAGCCCAGATCACTCAGAGCAACCGCCACGACGTCGGTATCGAATTCACCGACGAAGGCGGCAAGAAATTCGGCGACCTGACGGCCAAGAACGTCGGCAAACATATCGCCATCACGCTTGACGGCCAAGTGCTTACCAACCCCGTGGTCCAGGAAGCCATCCCGAGCGGCAAGGCGGTTATCACCGGCCAGCGCACCATCGAAGAGGCGCAGAATCTGGCCATTCTCCTGCGCTCCGGCGCGCTGCCCGTCAAGATGAATATCATCGAGACGCGGACGGTCGGCCCGACTCTCGGCCAGGATTCGAAAGACAAGAGCAAGATCGCTTTCACAATAAGCATCGCCGCCATCGTGGTCTTCATGATCGCCTTCTACCGCCTGGCGGGCGTGGTGGCCAACATCACTCTGATGCTGTACGTCATGATGCTGCTGGTGGCCCTCAAGATGCTCAACGCCACCCTGACCCTCCCCGGCATTGCCGGCATCATCCTGTCGATGGGCATGGCGGTTGACGCCAATGTGCTGATCTTCGAGCGGTTCAAGGAGGAGTACCGCGGCGGCAAAACGCTGCGGGCCGCCATGGACGCCGGCTTCAACCGTGCGTTCACCACTATCTTCGACTCCAACGTTACGACCTTGTTCGCCGCGATTGTCCTCTTCTTCCTCGGCTCAGGTCCGATCAAGGGCTTCGCCATCACTCTCGGCCTGGGCATCCTGCTGAGTATGTTCACGGCCATTACGGTTACCAAGTATCTCCTCAAGTCGTTGATGAACGCCAACGTGTTCAAAAGCGGCAAAATATTCGGGGCTTAGGGGGTGGGGCAGATGTCACTTAAATTCGACTTTATCGGCAAACGCTACTGGTGGTTCGCGCTGTCGGCGCTGATCTTAATTCCCTGCCTCATTTCCATCGCAATCCAGGGGTTCAACCTCGGCATCGACTTCACCGGCGGCACGCTCCTCGATCTCAAATTCGCCCAGCCGGTTTCCGTCGCCCAGGTACGCGACGTTCTCAAGGACTACGGCTTGGAGGGCAGTACTATTCAGCTCGCGGCCGGCGCCCAGACCGAAACGGCGACCAACGTGTTTATCCGCACCCATGTGCTTGATGAAAGCGAGCGTACGACGGTGCTTGCGGCTCTGAAACAGAAGGCGGGGGCCTTCGATGTCCTCCGCGTTGAGAAGGTCGGCGCCATTATCGGCTCCGAGCTGACCAAGCAGGCGATAATCGCCCTGATTGTGTCCTGGCTGCTGATGATCGCTTATATAACCTTCCGGTTCGAGTTCAAATTCGGCGTCTCGGCCGTACTGGCCATCATTCACGATGTCATCATCGTGCTGGGCATTTTCTCGATCTTCAGGCTTGAAGTCGACGCCGCCTTCGTGGCCGCCATCCTGACAGTCGTCGGCTATTCCATCAACGATACCATTGTCATCTTCGACCGCATCCGCGAGAACCTCAAGACCCACCGTAAGACGGAGAGTTTTCAGGATATGGTCAACCGCAGCATCTGGCAGACGATGACCCGCTCGATCTACACCGTCGTGACCGTGCTGTTTTGCTCGCTGGCCCTCTATTTCTTCGGCGGCGAGACGACGAAAAACTTCGCCTTGGCCCTGACGGTCGGGTTCGTGGCTGGCGCCTATTCCTCGATATGCAATGCCAGCCCCATTTGGGTAACCCTGAAGGAGATGTCCGAGCGTCACCGCGTGGAAGCCAAACTGAAGGGTTCGAAATAAAATACCGCCCCAAAACCCGGGATAATATCCCGGGTTTTTTTGTGCTCCCAGGGGCGGCGGTTTTTACCGTAATACGGGTGCACCAAGCGGCGAATCAGGCAATATCATAGTAGGAGCAAAAAGGTGGTGAGCCTATGTGGATACTCCTGCCGGCGCTGTCGCTGGCAATCGTCCATATCGCCGGCGACAACGCCGGCGTGGTTCCGGACGAAACCTCCAGAGCGGGCGCGGGGATATTCGTCACGATTATCCTGGCCTATAGCGTCTTCGGCGCCGGACTGACAGGGCTTGCCGCCTGGATCGGCGTACGCACCGGAGCCGAATTGGCAGTCGTCGTCCGCCGACTGTTCGGGATGCGCGTGAAAAAGCTGTTCGCGGTCATCACCTTGGGGATTTCAATCCCGGCCAGCGCCCTGACGGGCGGTTATTTCGCCGCGCTGTTGGTGCGCGACCTAACCGGGCTGCCGCAGGCGGCGGCAGCGCCGCTATGCTTGGCCTTATTTACCCTGATGGCGGCCGGTTACCTGGCCGAGCTGCTGATAATAGCCAATTATTGCTCTTTGCTGCTGGTCCCGGCGATCGTCATCCTGCTTGCCTCATCCGGCGGAGGCGGAGCATTGCCGCAGCCGCCGCCGGCGGAAATAGACTGGCCGCTGGTAATGGCGCTGTTCGGCTACAACGCCGGCGGGATGCGGCCCGCCCTGGCGGCGGAAACGGCCGCCTGCCTGGCGAGACGGGGCGGCCGGGCTGTGTGGCTTACCGTGGCCGCCAAACTTGTCGAGGGTGTGTTGACGGTAGCCCTGGCCTATATAGTGCTTGCGGCCGGCGCAACCGGTCCGATGGCCCTGACGGCCGCCGCCGCAGGTGTTTTCGGCCCGACCGGGGGGGCGATTTTTGCCGGCGTGCTGTTTTGCACATTCGCTACGACGATGGTGCCGGCGATGGTCGTAAACGGGCGGCATGTGGCCTGCTGCACCGGCATGGCTTCATGGAAGGCGGTGACAGCCGCGGGCGGCGCCGTTTACCTGGCGACCTTTTTGCCCTATGATACGGCTCTGGGGATTATGGCCTGGACCGCCGCAGCGACGACTATGTTTATCTGCTATACGGCGTATGCAGTACATAAAAACGGCGGCAATCAGCAATAATCTAGGTAGAAACTGCCCAAAAGAGGGGCTCTGGACTTGTTATTGCTGAAAGTCACTGTAATTCTCATAATGCTGGTCGGCCTCGGACTTACGCTGATGCCTCGTCTGCCGGGCACTCTTGTCATCATGGGCGCCGCTGTCCTCTATCTGGGCGCGGCCGGCGCCGCCGCTCCTCCATGGGTAGTGGCGGCGCTTGTGGCACTGGCTTTCGCCGCCGAAGTCGGGGGGCGGATGCTGCGGCTTTATCTCACCCGCCGCTATTCGCTGTCGCGAGTTTTCTGCGTCAACAGTTCGGTTGGCAATATCGGCGGCATTCTTGCCGCCGACGCCCTGCTGGGCCCGGTTCTCGGCCTGGTGGTGTGGGAGTTTTTCGCCGGCAAAACGCTGGCCCCCCGTTGGGATACGGTGGCGCGCGTCCTGCTGCGACTGGCGGCTGTGGCTGCCGTCCGTTTCGGCTGCGGGCTGCTGATGATTGTCCTTGTGCTAGTATATATCATGGGCTGAGAGGGGCGGTTTCGGCCTGTGCTCATATCCAAGGCTGGCGTTTTGCCGGCGGTAACGACTGGCGGCTCGCATGGCGGGGCGCCGATTTTCATGTCCTGGTTCGGGTAGGGGCGGGGTCTGCGGGTTACAATAATACAAACAGGCGGGAGGGCGAGAAAAAGATGTACAACCGGTTGATCCGTCATAACGGCAACAGTGATTTATTCAGGGCCGTAGAGCTGTCGGTCGCGGCGCTGACGAGCCGCCATCCCTTTCACCTTCACGCGGAAGGCTTGCGCGGTACGGGAAAGACCACCATCCTGCGGGCGGCGGCAATGCAGTTGCCGCCGATCGTCCGCGTACAGGGCTGCATCTATAATTGCCACCCGGCGTGGCCTCATTGCCCGGAGCACAAAGGACTCGACGCGGCGGCAATCGACCGGATCGGCCGGGAGGTAGTGCCCTGCCCGTTTTTGGAGATCTCTCAGTCGGCGAAGGTCGGCACCGTTCTCGGCAGCATTGATCTGGGGCGGCTTGTCGACAGTCGCAGTCCGGCGGCCGCTCTTCTCCCCGGTACGATTCTCCAGGCTCATCGCGGGGTTGTTTTCATCGACGAAATCAACCGGTTGGCCGACACCGGACCAGAGCTGGCCGATGTCCTTCTCGATGTGATGGGTACAAAGCCCGGCCGGGTGCAGGTAGAGGAAACGGGGCTGCCGGTTGTGGAGATGCCGGTGGAGGTGACGGTGTGGGCGGCCTCCAATCCCGACGAGGAGCCAGGGGCGCTGGCCCAGGTGCGCAGACAGCTGGCCGACAGGTTCGATATGGTGGTGAATATGGGTAGGCCCAACGATTATCGGGCGGTGGCGGCAATGCTTGCCCAGCGGGAAGGTATGGCTCTGCCGGCGATGGACGAGGCTGGTTTTCGGCTGGGCGACTTCCGGAGCGTGGCGGTCGGCGATGAACTGCGCACAATACTGGCGGCGATTTATGTCGACTTCAATCTCGAGAGCCTGAGAGCCATAGAAGGGTTGGAGACTGCAGCCCGACTGGCGGCTATCCAAGCCGGGCGGCGAAAGGCGCTGGCGGAGGATGTCGCGCTGGTGGCGCCGATGGTTTTAGGCCACCGGACCGATAACGCCACGCTGGCGGGTATCCTCAAGCACTTGCAGGCGGTGGACGGCAACCGGATATCCAGGGTACAGGCCGTTGAAACCGGCAAATCGCCGGACAAAACGCAGACCGAGACGGCCGAAGCCGGCGGTGCGCCTTCGCGCTGGAGCAATTGGTGGGCCGGGCTGAAACGGCGGCTGGAATCGGGACGTTCGCGGCGGGAGTCTTCAGCGGGCAGCGGCGGCGGACAAGGGGCGGCTGGCGGGGAGCAGGCGTCGGCGAGTGCGATAGCCGATCCCACGAATACAAATATCGTCGCTCCGCCCCGCACGGCCGTGCCCCTGGCCGAACTGCCGGCGGAAAAATACGTGAGCGGCGAGGACGGCAACCGCCATGTATGAGACGAAACTCGATTACAACGCCAGTTTTTTCAACGAACTGGAAAGGCCGGTCGCTCTTTTGCAGGCCATGATCAGGGAGAACAGGGGGGCGCGGATAGGCCAGAGCACGGTGGTCAGCCGGAAGATGCACACTTTGGAGGCGGCACAGCCGGAGACGGTGACCATCCTGACGAACGTCGACGCTGGCAGAAAATTTTATAACCGGCAGAACGAAGGCGAAGTATTTCACTTGGATATCTTCCATCAATGCGGCCGGGTCGATCATCGTCA encodes the following:
- the secD gene encoding protein translocase subunit SecD, encoding MRWGNLTTFSVVVLAILLVFGVYISPLVMSVKQGLDLQGGTHVVMEAVETPDAQVNEDAMQRVVKVMERRVNELGLTEPIIQRQGDRRIIIELPGVKDPEGAIALIGKTALLEFKTEDGKTVLTGKDLKDAKAQITQSNRHDVGIEFTDEGGKKFGDLTAKNVGKHIAITLDGQVLTNPVVQEAIPSGKAVITGQRTIEEAQNLAILLRSGALPVKMNIIETRTVGPTLGQDSKDKSKIAFTISIAAIVVFMIAFYRLAGVVANITLMLYVMMLLVALKMLNATLTLPGIAGIILSMGMAVDANVLIFERFKEEYRGGKTLRAAMDAGFNRAFTTIFDSNVTTLFAAIVLFFLGSGPIKGFAITLGLGILLSMFTAITVTKYLLKSLMNANVFKSGKIFGA
- a CDS encoding magnesium chelatase: MYNRLIRHNGNSDLFRAVELSVAALTSRHPFHLHAEGLRGTGKTTILRAAAMQLPPIVRVQGCIYNCHPAWPHCPEHKGLDAAAIDRIGREVVPCPFLEISQSAKVGTVLGSIDLGRLVDSRSPAAALLPGTILQAHRGVVFIDEINRLADTGPELADVLLDVMGTKPGRVQVEETGLPVVEMPVEVTVWAASNPDEEPGALAQVRRQLADRFDMVVNMGRPNDYRAVAAMLAQREGMALPAMDEAGFRLGDFRSVAVGDELRTILAAIYVDFNLESLRAIEGLETAARLAAIQAGRRKALAEDVALVAPMVLGHRTDNATLAGILKHLQAVDGNRISRVQAVETGKSPDKTQTETAEAGGAPSRWSNWWAGLKRRLESGRSRRESSAGSGGGQGAAGGEQASASAIADPTNTNIVAPPRTAVPLAELPAEKYVSGEDGNRHV
- the secF gene encoding protein translocase subunit SecF — translated: MSLKFDFIGKRYWWFALSALILIPCLISIAIQGFNLGIDFTGGTLLDLKFAQPVSVAQVRDVLKDYGLEGSTIQLAAGAQTETATNVFIRTHVLDESERTTVLAALKQKAGAFDVLRVEKVGAIIGSELTKQAIIALIVSWLLMIAYITFRFEFKFGVSAVLAIIHDVIIVLGIFSIFRLEVDAAFVAAILTVVGYSINDTIVIFDRIRENLKTHRKTESFQDMVNRSIWQTMTRSIYTVVTVLFCSLALYFFGGETTKNFALALTVGFVAGAYSSICNASPIWVTLKEMSERHRVEAKLKGSK
- a CDS encoding DUF456 family protein is translated as MLKVTVILIMLVGLGLTLMPRLPGTLVIMGAAVLYLGAAGAAAPPWVVAALVALAFAAEVGGRMLRLYLTRRYSLSRVFCVNSSVGNIGGILAADALLGPVLGLVVWEFFAGKTLAPRWDTVARVLLRLAAVAAVRFGCGLLMIVLVLVYIMG